The following coding sequences are from one Granulicella arctica window:
- a CDS encoding GerMN domain-containing protein, giving the protein MIPRYQRILFYSLSGLILLIAVITIYQHQRAHNRVTAANDAMPYIAPVDAQTESITLDLANDADGSILSALRDADLPQEPSQRARSLLERLFTEYALPESQHPIKPGTAVDDVFLLKPSNPTSSGLLAVVNLHGAFADTHPSGVTVESLTLQSIIGTLHANLPQVTEIRFLVDGQPRETLAGHADLLRTYPAIDTASQLLQPSQPIEIPQP; this is encoded by the coding sequence ATGATCCCCCGCTACCAGCGCATCCTCTTCTACTCTCTCTCCGGCCTCATCCTCCTCATAGCCGTCATCACCATCTATCAGCATCAGCGAGCCCACAACCGCGTCACCGCCGCCAACGACGCCATGCCCTACATCGCGCCCGTCGACGCCCAGACCGAGTCCATCACCCTCGACCTCGCCAACGACGCCGACGGCTCCATCCTCTCCGCCCTCCGCGACGCCGACCTCCCCCAGGAGCCCTCCCAGCGCGCCCGCTCCCTCCTCGAGCGCCTCTTCACCGAGTACGCCCTCCCCGAGTCCCAACACCCCATCAAGCCCGGCACCGCCGTCGACGACGTCTTCCTCCTCAAGCCCTCCAACCCCACGTCCTCCGGCCTGCTCGCCGTCGTCAACCTCCACGGAGCCTTCGCCGACACCCACCCCTCCGGCGTCACCGTCGAAAGCCTCACCCTCCAGTCCATCATCGGTACCCTCCACGCCAACCTCCCCCAGGTCACCGAGATCCGCTTCCTCGTTGACGGCCAGCCCCGCGAAACCCTCGCCGGCCACGCTGACCTCCTCCGCACCTACCCCGCCATCGACACCGCCTCCCAGCTCCTCCAACCCTCCCAGCCCATCGAGATCCCACAACCATGA
- a CDS encoding enoyl-ACP reductase FabI yields the protein MIDLKGKVAVVFGLANKRSIAWAIAQKLSEAGASLAICYQSERLQRDAEELAADLPDAKTFRCDVTLDTDIDTVFEQLKTTYGKLDILVHSIGFAPNIKNTVLQTAREDFRIAHDISAYSLIALARAAEPLMPEGGSILTLTYYGAEKVFPNYNIMGVAKAALEATVRYLAADLGTKKIRVNAISAGPIKTLAARGIGDFTKILNAVEERAPLHRNVDALEVGNAALFLTSDLASGITGEITFVDCGYNTTGL from the coding sequence ATGATCGATCTCAAAGGCAAAGTCGCCGTCGTCTTCGGCCTCGCAAACAAGCGCAGCATCGCCTGGGCCATCGCGCAGAAGCTCTCCGAGGCAGGAGCCTCCCTCGCCATCTGTTACCAGAGCGAGCGCCTACAACGCGACGCCGAAGAGCTCGCCGCCGACCTTCCCGACGCCAAGACCTTCCGCTGCGACGTCACCCTCGACACCGACATCGACACCGTCTTCGAGCAGCTCAAAACCACCTACGGCAAACTCGACATCCTCGTCCACTCCATCGGCTTCGCCCCCAACATCAAGAACACGGTCCTCCAGACCGCCCGCGAAGACTTCCGCATCGCCCACGACATCAGCGCCTACTCCCTCATCGCCCTAGCCCGCGCCGCAGAACCCCTCATGCCCGAAGGCGGCTCGATACTCACCCTGACCTACTACGGCGCCGAGAAGGTCTTCCCCAACTACAACATCATGGGCGTCGCCAAAGCCGCACTCGAGGCCACCGTCCGCTACCTCGCCGCCGACCTCGGCACCAAGAAGATTCGCGTCAACGCCATCTCCGCCGGCCCCATCAAAACCCTCGCCGCCCGCGGCATCGGCGACTTCACCAAAATCCTCAACGCCGTCGAAGAGCGCGCCCCGCTCCACCGCAACGTCGACGCCCTCGAGGTCGGCAACGCCGCCCTCTTCCTCACCTCCGACCTAGCCAGCGGCATCACCGGCGAGATCACCTTCGTCGACTGCGGCTACAACACCACCGGCCTGTAG
- a CDS encoding EVE domain-containing protein, producing the protein MPYLLKTEPNKYSFDDFERDGETTWDGIANNQALLYLRGMKKGEKLVIYHSNIGKAAVGTAKVVSVDATDPKAPNVRIKPVKRLKHEKPLADIRAAAVFHDSIMFRQFRLSVVPITEEQYDWLVL; encoded by the coding sequence ATGCCCTACCTGCTCAAAACTGAACCCAACAAATACTCCTTCGACGACTTCGAGCGCGACGGCGAAACCACCTGGGACGGCATCGCCAACAACCAGGCCCTCCTCTACCTCCGCGGCATGAAAAAAGGAGAAAAGCTCGTCATCTATCACTCCAACATCGGCAAAGCCGCCGTCGGCACCGCCAAGGTCGTCTCCGTCGACGCCACCGACCCAAAAGCCCCCAACGTCCGCATCAAACCCGTCAAGCGCCTCAAGCACGAGAAGCCCCTCGCCGACATCCGCGCCGCCGCCGTCTTCCACGACTCCATCATGTTCCGCCAGTTCCGCCTCTCCGTCGTCCCCATCACCGAAGAGCAGTACGACTGGTTAGTCCTCTAA
- a CDS encoding DUF1015 domain-containing protein codes for MARIYPFRALRYDPSLVTMEDVVTQPYDKITPEMQQRYYDASPYNLIRVILGKKEPNDTDAQEFLPAGEQAHNVYTRAAEALTTFRKQTILKEEAEPALYGYAQTYTVPGTTEIRERRGFIALGHLYDYADKVVYRHEQTFPKHKSDRLALFKATRAYCEQIYMLYSDPAFTAEKLIFDNGAPADLAITDEYGVIHKVWRLTDPTLINLIVTAMADKKLIIADGHHRYETSVAYAKERSAQLKLPLNQPLDEDEKLGPGNLPVPAFPEAAMMMTFVNMDAPGITILPTHRVISGLEGFSSADFITRASRFFTVTELSTPDLTVLAGTDHTALIAVTIDGSYLLTAKSEVIAAALQDISPRQAQLDVVQLHRIVLDQLLGLDQETITRLGNVRYIREADEAVSLVTSGDADIAFLIRPITLDQLRDISLSGDVMPQKSTDFYPKLLSGLAIYALD; via the coding sequence ATGGCCCGCATCTATCCCTTCCGCGCCCTTCGCTACGACCCCTCCCTCGTCACCATGGAAGACGTGGTCACCCAGCCCTACGACAAGATCACGCCCGAGATGCAGCAGCGCTACTACGACGCCAGCCCCTACAACCTCATCCGCGTCATCCTCGGTAAAAAAGAGCCCAACGACACCGACGCACAGGAGTTCCTCCCCGCAGGCGAGCAGGCCCACAACGTCTACACCCGCGCCGCCGAGGCCCTCACCACCTTCCGCAAACAGACCATCCTCAAAGAGGAAGCCGAACCAGCCCTCTACGGCTACGCCCAGACCTACACCGTCCCCGGCACCACCGAGATCCGCGAGCGTCGCGGCTTCATCGCCCTCGGCCACCTCTACGACTACGCCGACAAGGTCGTCTACCGCCACGAGCAGACCTTCCCCAAACACAAGTCCGACCGCCTCGCCCTCTTCAAGGCCACCCGCGCCTACTGCGAGCAGATCTACATGCTCTACTCCGACCCCGCCTTCACCGCGGAAAAACTCATCTTCGACAACGGCGCTCCCGCCGACCTCGCCATCACCGATGAGTACGGCGTCATCCACAAGGTCTGGCGTCTCACCGACCCCACCCTCATCAACCTCATCGTCACCGCCATGGCCGACAAGAAGCTCATCATCGCCGACGGCCACCACCGCTATGAGACCTCCGTCGCCTACGCGAAAGAGCGCTCCGCCCAGCTCAAGCTCCCCCTCAACCAGCCCCTCGACGAAGACGAAAAGCTCGGCCCCGGCAATCTCCCCGTCCCCGCCTTCCCCGAGGCCGCCATGATGATGACCTTCGTCAACATGGACGCCCCCGGCATCACCATCCTCCCCACCCACCGCGTCATCAGTGGCCTCGAAGGCTTCTCCTCGGCCGACTTCATCACCCGCGCCAGCCGCTTCTTCACCGTCACCGAGCTATCCACTCCAGACCTCACCGTACTGGCCGGAACCGACCACACCGCCCTCATCGCCGTCACCATCGACGGCAGCTACCTCCTCACCGCCAAGTCCGAAGTCATCGCCGCCGCCCTCCAGGACATCTCCCCCCGCCAGGCCCAGCTCGACGTCGTCCAGCTCCACCGCATCGTCCTCGACCAGCTCCTCGGCCTCGATCAGGAGACCATCACCCGTCTCGGCAACGTCCGCTACATCCGCGAAGCCGACGAAGCCGTCAGCCTCGTCACAAGCGGCGACGCCGACATCGCCTTCCTCATCCGCCCCATCACCCTCGACCAGCTCCGCGACATCTCTCTCTCCGGCGACGTCATGCCGCAGAAATCCACCGATTTCTACCCCAAACTCCTCAGCGGCCTCGCCATCTACGCCCTCGACTAA
- a CDS encoding glutamate racemase, whose protein sequence is MTTIGVFDSGFGGLTVLRALLPLIPGARYIYLGDTARLPYGSKSQQTIARYAVSSAQFLLDQGADILVIACNTATALALPEIQAAAYPVPVVGVIQPGAEAALTSSIDQRNCQPERSAQRAAEGPAVASAHASPNHVLVLATSATVQSHAYLHALTALGLKTTEKACPLLVPLVEEGWIDHPVTAEVLRIYLTEALAEAPHATTLVLGCTHYPLLKPFIERTLAELHHPLHIIDAAQATAHATAAILPPSQATGKPTCTFYATDSIEKFQRLGSHFLGQPLPEVHLLDLGG, encoded by the coding sequence ATGACCACCATCGGCGTATTCGACTCCGGCTTCGGCGGCCTCACCGTCCTCCGCGCCCTGCTCCCCCTCATCCCCGGAGCCCGCTACATCTACCTCGGCGACACCGCCCGCCTCCCCTACGGCTCCAAATCTCAGCAGACCATCGCCCGCTACGCCGTCTCCAGCGCCCAGTTCCTGCTCGACCAGGGAGCCGACATCCTCGTCATCGCCTGCAACACCGCCACCGCCCTCGCCCTCCCCGAGATCCAGGCAGCCGCCTACCCCGTCCCCGTCGTCGGCGTCATCCAACCCGGCGCAGAGGCAGCCCTAACCTCTTCCATCGATCAAAGAAACTGTCAACCTGAGCGAAGTGCGCAGCGCGCAGCCGAAGGACCTGCGGTTGCCTCCGCCCATGCCTCCCCAAACCACGTCCTCGTCCTCGCCACCTCCGCCACCGTCCAATCCCACGCCTACCTCCACGCCCTCACCGCTCTCGGCCTCAAGACCACCGAAAAAGCCTGCCCCCTCCTCGTCCCACTCGTCGAAGAGGGTTGGATCGACCACCCCGTCACCGCCGAAGTCCTCCGCATCTACCTCACCGAAGCTCTCGCCGAAGCTCCACACGCCACCACCCTCGTCCTCGGCTGCACCCACTACCCGCTCCTCAAACCCTTCATCGAGCGCACCCTCGCCGAGCTCCACCACCCCCTCCACATCATCGACGCCGCCCAGGCAACAGCCCACGCCACCGCCGCCATCCTTCCCCCCAGCCAGGCCACCGGCAAACCCACCTGCACCTTCTACGCCACCGACTCCATCGAAAAATTCCAGCGCCTCGGCAGCCACTTCCTCGGCCAACCCCTTCCCGAAGTCCACCTGCTGGACCTCGGCGGCTAA
- a CDS encoding VWA domain-containing protein: protein MQVSMGYANGRSGRCRGWRSGLVLGVMLAGVLALGGGWCGAQENPLDQVHTQAPPPPPKSPEDLKPVITGADNAAALATSRRDARIRVDVNLVLVPATVTDSMNRLVTGLEKDNFFIYDNNVAQTIKSFSTQDAPVTIGIIFDLSGSMTSKFIRARKALSEFLRTSNPEDEYFVIGFNDRPAVIVDYTSDVEDVEARMVMLKPENRTALIDAVYLGVNKLRQAKYERKALLIISDGGDNRSRYTEGELRRVVRESDVQIYSIGIFDAYAPTPEEQTGPLLLTDVCEMTGGRLFRVTDLADLSDIASRISAELRNEYVIGFRPSEVKTDGNWRKLKIRLVPPPGLPPLTVHNRQGYYAPSQ from the coding sequence GTGCAGGTTTCCATGGGCTATGCGAATGGAAGGTCGGGTCGGTGTCGGGGCTGGCGGTCTGGGCTGGTGCTGGGCGTGATGTTGGCTGGGGTATTGGCGCTGGGTGGGGGATGGTGTGGGGCGCAGGAGAATCCGCTGGACCAGGTGCATACGCAGGCTCCGCCTCCTCCGCCGAAGTCGCCTGAGGACTTGAAGCCGGTGATTACGGGGGCGGACAATGCGGCTGCGTTGGCGACCTCGCGGCGGGATGCGCGGATTCGGGTGGATGTGAACCTGGTGCTGGTTCCGGCGACGGTGACGGACTCAATGAATCGGTTGGTGACGGGGTTGGAGAAGGACAACTTCTTCATCTACGACAACAATGTGGCGCAGACGATCAAGAGCTTTTCGACGCAGGATGCACCGGTGACGATTGGGATCATCTTCGATCTGAGCGGGAGTATGACGTCGAAGTTTATACGGGCGCGGAAGGCGCTGAGTGAGTTTCTGCGTACGTCTAACCCGGAGGATGAGTATTTTGTGATCGGGTTCAATGACAGGCCGGCGGTGATCGTGGATTACACATCGGATGTGGAGGATGTCGAGGCGCGAATGGTGATGTTGAAGCCGGAGAACCGGACGGCGCTGATCGACGCGGTGTATCTGGGAGTGAACAAGCTGCGGCAGGCGAAGTATGAGCGTAAGGCGTTGCTGATTATCTCGGATGGGGGCGACAATCGGAGCCGGTATACGGAGGGTGAGCTGCGGCGGGTGGTGCGGGAGAGCGATGTGCAGATCTATTCGATCGGCATCTTTGATGCGTATGCGCCGACGCCGGAGGAGCAGACGGGGCCGTTGCTGCTGACGGATGTGTGTGAGATGACGGGAGGGCGGCTGTTCCGGGTAACGGACCTGGCGGACCTGAGCGATATTGCGTCGCGGATCAGCGCGGAGCTGCGGAATGAGTATGTGATCGGGTTCCGGCCGTCGGAGGTGAAGACGGATGGAAACTGGCGTAAATTGAAGATACGATTGGTGCCACCGCCGGGGCTGCCTCCGCTGACCGTGCACAATCGCCAGGGGTACTATGCGCCTTCGCAGTAA
- a CDS encoding N-acetylmuramoyl-L-alanine amidase family protein has product MTQPTLTPSRQQLVRRLTPSRWWQNSPTPHKIPTIWPLSVLRRHPERSEGPLYFAFVLLLGTATALAQITPPSTPYVNRNLIVLDPAHGGQDNGPTLNGQPEKNITLALSNALRTALTTRGFTVVSTRDADLPATTPLLTTDQRAGTANHLRPVACIVLHATTSGSGIHLITSSLTPSTEPYESSTTIPWDTAQTLYLSQSLHLANDLGLALLRVKIPVLLIRTALPPLDNLTCPAVAIEIAPLIASGQKNIPVTDASYQQRLADTIAAALLNWRDLTHPSPKPVTAPTAGVTP; this is encoded by the coding sequence ATGACTCAACCAACCTTGACCCCATCCCGACAACAACTCGTCCGCCGCCTCACCCCCTCCCGCTGGTGGCAGAACTCGCCCACTCCACACAAAATACCCACCATATGGCCGCTCTCTGTTTTACGTCGTCATCCTGAGCGCAGCGAAGGACCCCTGTATTTCGCCTTTGTTCTTCTTCTGGGCACAGCCACGGCCCTCGCCCAGATCACCCCACCCTCAACCCCCTACGTCAACCGCAACCTCATCGTCCTCGACCCCGCCCACGGCGGCCAGGACAACGGCCCCACCCTCAACGGTCAGCCCGAAAAGAACATCACCCTCGCCCTCTCCAACGCCCTCCGCACCGCCCTCACCACCCGAGGCTTCACCGTCGTCAGCACCCGCGACGCCGACCTCCCCGCCACCACGCCCCTGCTCACCACCGACCAGCGCGCCGGCACCGCCAACCACCTCCGCCCCGTCGCCTGCATCGTCCTGCACGCCACCACCAGCGGCAGCGGCATCCATCTCATCACCTCGTCCCTCACTCCATCCACCGAGCCCTACGAATCCTCCACCACCATCCCCTGGGACACCGCGCAGACCCTCTACCTCTCGCAAAGCCTTCACCTCGCCAACGACCTAGGCCTCGCCCTCCTCCGCGTCAAAATCCCCGTCCTGCTCATCCGCACCGCCCTTCCCCCGCTCGACAACCTCACCTGCCCCGCCGTCGCCATCGAGATCGCCCCGCTCATCGCCAGCGGCCAGAAAAACATCCCCGTCACCGACGCCTCCTACCAGCAGCGCCTCGCCGACACCATCGCCGCCGCCCTCCTCAACTGGCGCGACCTCACCCACCCATCGCCCAAGCCCGTCACCGCGCCCACAGCCGGAGTCACCCCATGA